A genomic stretch from Methanobrevibacter arboriphilus JCM 13429 = DSM 1125 includes:
- a CDS encoding transposase, with translation YEFLARFNQKKILEFVIKTLNKEFKPIKRGKRTVLIDGTDIQVDMNWNKQNYTKKFLEKKGLYWAKSASKGFYIGFKLTLALDYHTGQPLTMLIHKGSKHDSELFPEIMEKLRKRRIIRNKDIIIADKGYISFNNYREGILKYKIVPLIFPKENMKINKILSQFNYPLEYFKVKNKKEDIYKELVSKFKKLITKWKKFKKIRGKIEDFFKLTKKGLKNNKFHKYTKESIAKTSYLLVLLTGLIIKQGYNESESMQKLSET, from the coding sequence TATGAATTTTTGGCAAGATTTAATCAAAAGAAAATACTTGAATTCGTGATTAAAACATTAAATAAGGAATTTAAACCAATTAAAAGAGGAAAACGCACAGTTTTAATTGATGGAACCGATATACAGGTTGATATGAACTGGAACAAGCAAAATTACACTAAAAAATTTCTCGAGAAAAAAGGGCTTTATTGGGCCAAATCAGCTTCAAAAGGGTTTTATATAGGGTTTAAATTAACTTTAGCACTTGATTATCACACTGGACAACCATTGACCATGTTAATACATAAAGGATCTAAGCATGACTCTGAATTATTCCCTGAAATAATGGAAAAACTAAGAAAAAGAAGAATAATAAGAAACAAAGACATTATAATAGCAGATAAAGGATATATAAGTTTTAATAATTATCGTGAGGGAATTTTAAAGTATAAAATAGTTCCATTAATATTTCCAAAAGAAAACATGAAAATAAACAAAATTTTAAGCCAATTCAATTATCCTTTAGAATATTTCAAAGTTAAAAACAAAAAAGAAGACATTTACAAAGAATTAGTTTCTAAATTCAAAAAACTAATCACCAAATGGAAGAAATTTAAAAAAATAAGAGGAAAAATCGAAGATTTCTTCAAATTAACCAAAAAAGGACTGAAAAATAACAAATTCCACAAATATACAAAAGAATCCATAGCAAAAACAAGTTATCTGCTTGTACTTTTAACAGGACTCATCATAAAACAAGGATACAACGAATCAGAGAGCATGCAAAAGCTCTCAGAAACCTAA